The proteins below come from a single Desulfitobacterium metallireducens DSM 15288 genomic window:
- the ribD gene encoding bifunctional diaminohydroxyphosphoribosylaminopyrimidine deaminase/5-amino-6-(5-phosphoribosylamino)uracil reductase RibD, with the protein MIDIPNFNANDENYMRRALQLAAQAIGKTSPNPLVGCVIVKNNEIIGEGFHHKAGTPHAEVHALRQAGEKTKDATAYVSLEPCSHFGRTPPCADALVKSGIHRVVIAMQDPNPHVSGEGINRLREAGIQVEVGLCAAEAEKLNQPFLKAIQTGLPYLVYKVASTLDGKIATETGDSRWISSESSRLYAHELRNQLDVILVGSETVVKDDPALTCRLPEGRDPVRVIVDGSLKIPLEAQVLSPLSSATCIIATSQAASPTKIEHLNNLPQVEVWQYPTARHVPLKKLLLDLVTRGWNSILLEGGGGLAGALFQAELVDEVDFFIAPKLIGGKGPSPLSGLRIDKMSKAIPLDIEEISLETGDLRVRAQVQKSYTAED; encoded by the coding sequence ATGATTGACATACCAAATTTTAATGCAAATGATGAAAACTATATGCGCCGTGCTTTACAACTGGCTGCTCAAGCGATCGGAAAAACCAGTCCAAACCCTTTAGTCGGTTGTGTTATTGTAAAGAATAACGAGATTATTGGAGAAGGATTCCATCATAAAGCAGGCACCCCTCATGCAGAAGTTCATGCCTTGAGGCAAGCTGGCGAAAAAACCAAGGATGCAACCGCTTATGTAAGCCTAGAGCCATGCTCACATTTTGGCAGAACTCCCCCCTGTGCGGATGCCCTAGTTAAATCAGGAATTCACAGAGTCGTTATCGCTATGCAAGATCCTAATCCGCACGTGAGTGGCGAAGGCATCAATCGTCTACGGGAAGCAGGAATTCAAGTCGAAGTGGGGTTATGTGCTGCTGAAGCTGAAAAATTAAACCAGCCTTTTCTCAAAGCAATCCAAACCGGTCTCCCCTATCTTGTTTATAAAGTAGCTTCAACACTAGACGGAAAGATCGCAACTGAGACTGGTGATTCACGCTGGATCAGTAGTGAATCTTCACGCCTCTATGCACACGAATTAAGGAATCAACTCGATGTTATTCTTGTAGGAAGCGAAACAGTAGTTAAAGATGATCCAGCTCTCACCTGTCGATTACCAGAAGGACGTGATCCTGTCAGAGTCATCGTTGATGGATCTCTAAAAATTCCGCTGGAAGCACAAGTCCTTTCCCCTCTTTCTTCAGCAACTTGTATTATCGCAACCTCCCAAGCCGCTTCTCCTACCAAAATCGAGCATCTAAATAATTTGCCTCAAGTTGAAGTCTGGCAATATCCTACAGCACGGCACGTCCCCTTAAAAAAACTATTGCTTGACCTTGTGACCAGAGGGTGGAACAGCATTTTGCTTGAAGGCGGCGGAGGCTTAGCAGGAGCCTTATTTCAAGCTGAATTAGTGGATGAAGTTGATTTCTTCATTGCCCCAAAATTGATAGGTGGAAAAGGTCCTTCTCCCTTATCTGGCCTTAGAATTGATAAGATGTCTAAAGCAATCCCGCTCGATATCGAGGAAATTAGTCTAGAGACAGGAGATCTTAGAGTCCGAGCACAAGTGCAAAAATCTTATACAGCTGAAGATTAA
- a CDS encoding GNAT family N-acetyltransferase, with the protein MLKGHKTLIRPLDSDDIELFYQWYNDQEVNLWSSGAWPLNTLLSKDELEGRFFDPDSDEHRYAITNLQHELIGTLGFREVNIPAQSATLFIVIGDKNHWGQGYGTDALKTFLHFLFGQWNFHRLSLDTWDGNLRAIKAYEKLGFVLEGKLRDAHFVEGQYHDAVIFGLLRSEFFNHS; encoded by the coding sequence ATGTTAAAAGGTCATAAAACATTGATTCGTCCTCTTGATTCAGACGATATTGAATTATTTTATCAATGGTATAATGACCAAGAAGTCAATCTTTGGTCAAGTGGAGCTTGGCCTCTTAATACTCTACTAAGCAAGGATGAACTCGAAGGTCGCTTTTTTGATCCAGATTCAGATGAACATCGTTATGCGATTACCAATTTACAACACGAACTTATCGGTACACTTGGTTTTCGCGAAGTAAATATTCCTGCCCAATCGGCTACACTTTTCATCGTGATTGGAGATAAGAATCATTGGGGACAAGGATACGGTACTGACGCGCTTAAAACTTTCCTTCATTTTTTATTTGGGCAATGGAATTTTCATCGTCTCAGTCTAGATACTTGGGATGGCAATCTACGCGCAATTAAAGCTTATGAAAAACTGGGATTTGTCTTAGAAGGAAAGCTGAGAGATGCCCATTTTGTAGAAGGACAATATCACGATGCCGTGATTTTTGGTTTGCTTCGTTCAGAGTTTTTCAATCACAGTTGA
- a CDS encoding DegV family protein — MRKTAIVMDSTGYLTPDILDKNNILIVPLTVTIKDESFPENELSNEKFFIKLGKGTSMTSQPSVGAFLQTYQALITAGYKEIVSIHLSRKISGTITTAQMARELLPDVPIEIFDSGSSALGLGLLAWAATEWADIGLSASDIINQLSKLKSQTELYFIVDTLEYLQRGGRIGGASALFGTLFKIKPILYFNVSGEIDVFEKVRTKGKAWQRVFKEFERANSLGVSYRIAVMHVGLPEEAKEIAKALKEKYPAHEIRVFEAGPVIATHVGPGASGLAFHPWPMSTRI; from the coding sequence TTGCGTAAAACTGCCATTGTTATGGATTCGACAGGATATCTGACTCCGGATATTCTTGATAAAAATAATATTTTGATCGTCCCTCTGACCGTAACAATTAAGGATGAAAGTTTTCCTGAAAATGAACTTTCTAACGAGAAATTTTTCATTAAATTAGGTAAAGGGACTTCAATGACCTCACAACCTTCAGTGGGTGCGTTCCTCCAAACTTATCAAGCCTTGATTACTGCAGGATACAAGGAAATTGTAAGTATCCATTTATCACGAAAAATTAGTGGTACGATAACTACTGCTCAAATGGCACGAGAATTACTTCCTGATGTTCCTATAGAAATATTCGATTCGGGTTCTTCAGCTTTAGGATTAGGACTTCTTGCTTGGGCCGCTACAGAGTGGGCTGATATAGGTCTTAGTGCCTCAGATATCATTAATCAGCTATCCAAATTAAAATCACAAACAGAGCTATATTTTATCGTTGATACACTGGAATATCTGCAAAGAGGCGGGCGAATCGGAGGAGCATCAGCGTTATTTGGAACTTTATTCAAAATTAAACCTATTCTCTACTTTAATGTTTCTGGTGAAATCGATGTGTTTGAAAAGGTTCGAACTAAGGGAAAAGCTTGGCAGAGAGTTTTTAAAGAGTTCGAACGAGCAAATTCCTTAGGAGTATCTTACCGAATTGCAGTAATGCACGTCGGTTTACCTGAAGAGGCAAAAGAAATTGCTAAGGCACTTAAGGAGAAATATCCAGCCCATGAAATCCGCGTGTTTGAAGCTGGACCTGTGATAGCTACTCATGTCGGACCTGGAGCTTCTGGGCTAGCCTTTCATCCTTGGCCGATGTCAACGAGAATTTAA
- a CDS encoding P-loop NTPase, with translation MKIAISGKGGVGKTTFAANLAFWLAKRGIQVLAVDADPDASLGTVLGISDDILADLKPIVDMKELIEERMGGSGAFYPLNPRVDDILDDYSILLGDPVGLIRFFRMGNIKGGGTSCYCKENSFLHALVNSLILGEDDTVILDMGAGIEQLTRGTAQGVDILVIITEASTVSVHTVKVIQNLALELGIPKVVVVGNKIRNVKEEQLLQSQFSAETLLGLIPFSEELLDMSVNTGSAGFPTGTPGFQLENIYKNIISEGR, from the coding sequence TTGAAGATTGCTATTTCAGGAAAAGGTGGGGTCGGTAAAACGACCTTTGCTGCAAATTTGGCCTTTTGGTTAGCAAAACGAGGTATACAGGTTCTTGCCGTTGATGCTGATCCTGATGCGAGTTTGGGTACAGTTTTAGGCATCTCAGATGATATATTAGCAGACTTAAAGCCGATTGTTGATATGAAAGAACTTATTGAAGAACGAATGGGGGGGAGTGGCGCTTTCTATCCTCTCAATCCTAGGGTTGATGATATTCTTGATGATTACTCGATTTTATTAGGGGATCCTGTAGGATTGATTCGTTTTTTTAGGATGGGAAATATCAAAGGTGGCGGAACCTCATGCTATTGTAAAGAAAATAGTTTTCTTCATGCACTTGTGAATTCCTTAATCTTAGGCGAAGATGACACGGTTATCTTAGATATGGGAGCAGGGATAGAGCAATTGACTCGAGGTACAGCCCAAGGGGTAGATATCCTCGTTATTATAACAGAAGCCAGTACAGTCAGTGTACATACCGTTAAGGTCATCCAAAACTTAGCGTTAGAATTAGGAATTCCTAAAGTTGTCGTCGTCGGTAATAAAATCCGCAATGTTAAGGAAGAACAACTTTTGCAAAGCCAATTTTCGGCGGAGACATTGTTGGGCCTTATTCCTTTTAGCGAGGAATTGCTTGATATGTCTGTCAACACTGGCTCGGCCGGTTTTCCTACTGGTACCCCAGGTTTTCAACTAGAAAACATTTACAAAAACATTATTTCAGAGGGGAGATGA
- the cooS gene encoding anaerobic carbon-monoxide dehydrogenase catalytic subunit, whose translation MPRYRDLTHTARPSDAPRVIEPKNPLRTIDQGALEMLKVAQEQHIETVFDRFVAQQPQCGFGYKGVCCRICLAGPCRVKTEEGPGSKGICGATAYTIVSRNLVRMIAGGAASHSEHARHVLHTAHAMVEGNAPDYEIKSPEKLHKLASKLGVSILNREDQEIFKDVTEIAYEDFGRYQDRPLAFLESLLIEQRRNKFKHTNVMPRSIDGTVTELMAQTAMGVDNDPVNLIFGGIKGALSDLGGEYIGTTLSDILFGVPEPIVSESNLGVIDPKMVNIAVHGHNPVLSEMVVTAARKMIDEAKKVGAEGVNIVGICCTGNELLMREGVYLATSSASQEMAILTGALDAMVVDIQCIYPSVQQVAECFHTKIVTTEAIMKTPGAQHIAFNAETAMEDAQKLVRIAIEAYKNRDPQKISIPNERHKLVAGFSLEALTNIFSKINPNRPISVLTDAILNGQLKGVVQMAGCNNLRRPQDESHIAILKELVKNDVLVVATGCSAGAIAKAGLMSPAAVDAYAGEGLKSFLKTLENANPQLSTGLPLVFHIGSCVDNSRGIDLVMAMANELGVDVPKVPYAASAPEAMHEKAVAIGTFGVAMGLPVHVGAMPFIEGSDIVYGITTQIAHDVFGGNFIFEMEPQEAAKKILDALEYRTWKLRVHKQASEKFDTQIAQGW comes from the coding sequence ATGCCCAGATATCGGGATTTAACACACACTGCCCGACCATCGGATGCACCGCGTGTGATCGAACCAAAAAATCCCTTGCGCACCATTGACCAAGGTGCTCTGGAAATGCTCAAAGTAGCGCAAGAGCAACATATTGAAACTGTTTTTGACCGTTTTGTTGCTCAACAACCTCAATGTGGATTCGGATATAAAGGAGTTTGTTGCCGGATCTGCTTAGCCGGTCCTTGTCGAGTGAAAACTGAAGAAGGCCCAGGTAGTAAAGGAATTTGCGGAGCTACAGCTTATACGATTGTTTCACGAAATTTAGTTCGAATGATCGCAGGAGGGGCAGCTTCCCACTCTGAACATGCTCGCCATGTTTTACACACCGCTCACGCTATGGTCGAAGGGAATGCACCAGATTACGAAATAAAATCACCAGAAAAGCTTCATAAATTAGCTTCCAAGCTTGGTGTTTCTATCTTGAATCGTGAAGATCAGGAGATCTTTAAAGATGTGACTGAAATTGCTTACGAAGATTTTGGACGATATCAAGACCGGCCACTCGCTTTCCTAGAAAGTTTACTTATTGAGCAACGCCGCAATAAATTCAAACACACAAATGTTATGCCACGTTCAATTGATGGCACCGTAACCGAGCTCATGGCTCAAACGGCAATGGGTGTAGATAATGACCCTGTCAATCTTATTTTCGGAGGCATTAAAGGCGCTCTTTCTGATTTGGGCGGAGAATATATCGGGACTACTTTAAGTGACATTCTTTTTGGTGTTCCAGAGCCGATTGTATCGGAATCTAACCTTGGGGTCATTGATCCTAAGATGGTGAATATTGCTGTTCATGGTCATAATCCAGTTCTCAGCGAAATGGTCGTTACAGCTGCTCGCAAGATGATAGATGAAGCTAAAAAAGTGGGAGCAGAGGGTGTGAATATTGTCGGGATTTGCTGTACTGGAAATGAACTGTTAATGCGCGAAGGAGTATATTTAGCAACTTCTTCAGCTTCCCAGGAAATGGCGATTTTAACAGGCGCACTTGATGCGATGGTTGTTGATATTCAATGTATTTATCCATCTGTTCAACAAGTGGCTGAGTGTTTCCACACAAAGATAGTAACCACTGAAGCTATCATGAAAACTCCTGGGGCACAGCATATCGCGTTTAATGCAGAAACAGCAATGGAAGATGCACAGAAGCTGGTTCGAATTGCAATTGAAGCTTATAAGAATCGGGATCCTCAAAAAATCTCAATTCCCAATGAGCGTCATAAACTTGTCGCCGGTTTTAGCCTTGAAGCTTTAACGAATATTTTCTCCAAGATCAATCCTAATCGTCCAATTTCAGTCCTCACTGACGCTATTTTGAATGGTCAACTAAAAGGGGTCGTTCAAATGGCAGGCTGTAACAATCTCAGACGTCCTCAGGACGAATCCCATATTGCTATTCTTAAGGAACTTGTGAAGAATGATGTCCTCGTGGTAGCAACTGGGTGCTCAGCTGGAGCAATAGCGAAAGCCGGGTTAATGAGCCCAGCTGCTGTTGATGCTTACGCAGGAGAGGGACTGAAAAGTTTTCTTAAGACTCTAGAAAATGCCAATCCGCAACTTAGCACAGGCCTACCTTTGGTCTTCCATATTGGCTCCTGTGTTGACAATAGCCGGGGTATAGACCTCGTTATGGCGATGGCTAATGAGCTTGGTGTTGATGTTCCGAAAGTTCCTTATGCTGCGTCTGCTCCTGAAGCCATGCATGAGAAGGCAGTAGCGATCGGTACCTTCGGTGTGGCCATGGGTTTACCAGTTCATGTTGGAGCTATGCCATTTATTGAAGGAAGCGATATTGTCTACGGAATTACTACTCAGATTGCCCATGATGTTTTTGGCGGTAATTTTATCTTTGAGATGGAGCCACAAGAGGCTGCTAAAAAGATTCTTGATGCTTTAGAATATCGAACTTGGAAACTCAGAGTTCATAAACAAGCTTCTGAAAAATTCGATACTCAAATCGCTCAAGGTTGGTAA
- the acsB gene encoding acetyl-CoA decarbonylase/synthase complex subunit alpha/beta: protein MSMEQIYEDAIKDPSQEPKKLLRKAYDGTITAMTYAEILLNRAIKDYGKEQSIGYPDTAYNLPVITCLSGQKVTTLNELVPILNRMRNQVKTGLTFENARLWGESVLYAAEIIEVLHYLRGDEPKVAPWTGFLGDPIVRKHGIKMVDWTIPGVAVILGRAKDSKAAKKIVDNLMGKGFMIFLCDEIIEQLLEENVKIGEDYIAFPLGNFTSVIHAVNYAFRAGLAFGGIPAGEREQHRDYQRRRIRAFVLSLGELDDVKVAASMGAIFMGFPILTDQELGSDMQIPDWYISEPDYEKIVPLALEVRGIKLTNIEVPIPVNFGPAFEGETIRKGDTYVEFGGGKTTGFELVRMVAQDEVEDGKITVIGPEIDSVPEGTRLPLGIMVDIYGRKMQEDFEGVLERRIHYFTNYGEGIWHVAQRDLCWVRISKDARAKGFLMKHIGELLLAKFKQEFPAIVDRVQITILTDQAAVNENIVKARERYRIRDARLKSLTDESVDTFYSCLLCQSFAPNHVCITTPERVGLCGAVSWLDARAAYEITPTGPNQPIPKGPAIDEVKGMWQSCNDYLRPASNNTLDEVNLYTLMDKPMTSCGCFEAIMAIVPEVNGLMITTREHSGMTPCGMTFSTLAGTVGGGLQTPGFMGIGRSYVVSRKFIPADGGIARIVWMPKELKEFLREDFVQRSIDEGLGEDFIDKIADETIGTTVEEIMPFLEENGHPCYSLEPLM from the coding sequence ATGTCCATGGAGCAAATTTATGAAGACGCTATTAAAGACCCTTCACAAGAGCCTAAAAAACTGTTACGCAAAGCTTATGACGGTACAATTACTGCCATGACTTATGCTGAAATTCTGCTTAATCGCGCCATCAAAGATTACGGTAAGGAACAAAGTATTGGTTATCCTGACACCGCGTATAACTTACCGGTTATTACTTGCCTATCCGGACAAAAAGTTACAACCTTAAATGAACTCGTCCCTATTCTTAACCGGATGAGGAATCAAGTGAAAACAGGGCTAACTTTCGAAAATGCACGTCTCTGGGGGGAATCTGTCCTCTATGCTGCAGAAATTATTGAAGTCCTCCATTACTTACGTGGGGATGAGCCTAAAGTAGCGCCCTGGACTGGTTTCTTAGGTGATCCTATTGTCCGTAAACATGGGATTAAGATGGTTGACTGGACAATACCTGGTGTTGCTGTCATTCTCGGTCGGGCTAAAGATTCTAAAGCAGCCAAAAAGATCGTGGATAATCTTATGGGAAAAGGGTTTATGATTTTTCTTTGTGATGAAATCATCGAGCAACTTCTTGAAGAGAACGTCAAGATTGGAGAAGATTATATCGCTTTCCCCTTAGGAAATTTCACATCAGTTATCCATGCTGTAAACTATGCTTTCCGTGCTGGCTTGGCCTTCGGCGGAATCCCAGCAGGTGAACGTGAACAACACCGTGACTATCAGCGTCGTCGTATTCGGGCTTTTGTTCTTAGTCTCGGTGAATTAGATGATGTCAAAGTAGCCGCATCAATGGGAGCAATCTTTATGGGTTTCCCTATTCTTACCGATCAAGAATTGGGAAGTGACATGCAAATACCAGATTGGTATATTTCCGAGCCTGATTACGAAAAAATAGTTCCACTCGCACTTGAGGTTCGAGGAATTAAGCTAACGAATATTGAAGTTCCGATTCCAGTTAACTTCGGGCCTGCCTTTGAAGGAGAGACTATTCGTAAAGGTGATACTTATGTCGAGTTCGGCGGTGGAAAAACAACAGGCTTTGAGCTTGTTCGCATGGTTGCCCAAGATGAAGTCGAAGATGGTAAAATCACGGTTATTGGACCTGAAATTGATTCAGTGCCAGAAGGAACCCGCTTACCCCTTGGTATTATGGTGGATATCTACGGTCGTAAGATGCAAGAAGATTTTGAAGGTGTTCTTGAGCGCCGCATCCACTACTTTACAAACTATGGAGAGGGTATATGGCATGTCGCGCAACGGGATCTCTGCTGGGTTCGTATTTCGAAAGATGCACGTGCTAAGGGCTTCTTAATGAAACACATTGGAGAACTTCTCCTCGCTAAATTTAAACAAGAATTCCCAGCTATCGTGGACCGTGTTCAGATCACCATTCTTACCGATCAAGCTGCCGTTAATGAGAATATAGTCAAGGCTCGGGAACGCTATCGTATTCGTGATGCTCGTCTTAAAAGTTTAACTGATGAAAGTGTTGATACCTTCTATTCCTGCCTCCTTTGTCAGTCCTTTGCACCAAATCATGTTTGCATCACAACTCCTGAACGGGTTGGCCTGTGTGGCGCAGTCAGCTGGCTTGATGCAAGAGCAGCTTATGAAATTACGCCGACCGGACCCAACCAGCCAATTCCTAAAGGACCGGCGATAGATGAAGTTAAGGGTATGTGGCAAAGTTGTAATGATTATCTTCGTCCTGCTTCTAACAATACGTTAGACGAAGTTAACCTCTATACGTTAATGGATAAACCAATGACCTCCTGTGGCTGTTTTGAAGCGATTATGGCAATTGTTCCAGAAGTTAATGGCCTCATGATCACTACTCGTGAACATAGTGGTATGACTCCATGTGGTATGACCTTCTCAACCCTAGCAGGAACCGTTGGCGGTGGCTTGCAGACTCCTGGGTTTATGGGTATCGGACGTTCATATGTTGTCAGCCGTAAATTTATTCCTGCTGATGGTGGTATTGCACGCATTGTCTGGATGCCGAAAGAACTTAAGGAGTTCCTGCGTGAAGATTTTGTACAACGATCCATCGATGAAGGTCTGGGCGAAGATTTCATCGATAAGATTGCCGATGAAACCATTGGGACAACGGTCGAAGAAATTATGCCTTTCCTTGAGGAAAATGGGCACCCGTGCTATTCGCTTGAACCTTTAATGTAA
- the acsC gene encoding acetyl-CoA decarbonylase/synthase complex subunit gamma, which produces MGLTGLEIYKQLPKKNCGECGTPTCLAFAMALAAGKGALETCPYVTDEARENLASASAPPIKAIKFGNESVLGDETVLFRHDKTFYHPTTLLIKVSDKLTDSEIEAKVQEIEGLEFDRVGLHYSIDGIAVVNESSDQDRFSQVVEKVASATSRSLMVLSENPDALKAAVPGIASRKPLIGPATFENYEAVVNFAKEQKVPVILKADGLDALNELVESAQKLGYKEFVLDPGSRSTSQTLANLTHLRRLAIKKKYRPFGYPVIAFTGKNEPLDEIAEASVYVAKYASAIVLKTSIKAHILPLMALRQNLYTDPQKPIQVEPTLHVIGDVNENSPVYVTTNFSLTYYSVEGEVESSKIPSYILPIDTDGTSVLTAYAAGKFEPEKIADALAASGVAEKVNHRNLIIPGAVAVISGKLQEKSSWKVVVGPRESSGIISFVRTMQG; this is translated from the coding sequence ATGGGATTAACTGGACTAGAAATTTATAAACAGCTTCCTAAGAAAAACTGCGGGGAATGCGGAACTCCAACTTGTCTAGCTTTTGCGATGGCTTTAGCCGCGGGTAAAGGTGCCTTAGAGACATGTCCATATGTAACTGATGAGGCTCGTGAAAATCTTGCTTCTGCCTCTGCTCCACCAATTAAAGCAATTAAGTTCGGAAATGAATCTGTTCTTGGTGATGAAACGGTTCTATTCCGTCATGACAAAACGTTCTATCATCCAACAACTTTACTTATTAAAGTTTCGGATAAGCTTACAGACTCTGAAATTGAGGCGAAAGTCCAAGAAATTGAAGGCCTAGAGTTTGACCGGGTTGGATTACACTACAGTATTGATGGAATTGCAGTGGTGAATGAATCTAGTGATCAAGACCGTTTTAGCCAAGTCGTTGAGAAAGTCGCTTCGGCTACTTCGCGTTCATTGATGGTTCTTAGTGAAAATCCGGATGCTTTAAAAGCTGCTGTACCTGGAATTGCTTCTCGGAAACCGTTAATTGGTCCAGCAACCTTTGAAAATTATGAGGCTGTAGTAAACTTCGCGAAGGAGCAAAAAGTACCTGTAATCCTCAAGGCTGATGGTTTGGACGCTTTAAATGAATTGGTTGAAAGTGCTCAAAAACTGGGGTACAAAGAATTTGTTCTTGACCCGGGTTCGCGTAGCACGAGCCAAACTTTGGCTAACCTAACCCATTTACGGCGGCTAGCTATTAAAAAGAAATATCGTCCGTTTGGTTATCCAGTAATTGCCTTCACTGGCAAAAATGAACCGTTAGATGAGATTGCAGAAGCCTCAGTATATGTGGCTAAATATGCAAGTGCCATAGTCTTAAAAACTTCTATTAAAGCACATATTCTTCCGCTTATGGCGCTCCGCCAAAATCTATATACTGATCCGCAAAAACCAATTCAAGTTGAGCCCACGCTTCACGTGATCGGAGATGTTAATGAGAATTCTCCTGTCTATGTGACGACTAACTTCTCGCTGACCTACTACAGCGTTGAAGGAGAAGTTGAATCCAGTAAAATTCCAAGTTACATCCTTCCGATTGATACGGATGGAACTTCAGTCCTAACGGCTTATGCAGCCGGTAAATTCGAACCGGAAAAAATTGCGGATGCTTTAGCTGCCAGTGGTGTTGCGGAAAAGGTTAATCATCGTAATTTAATCATACCGGGGGCAGTTGCTGTTATTTCTGGAAAGCTCCAGGAAAAATCGAGCTGGAAAGTTGTTGTTGGGCCTCGTGAGTCGAGTGGTATTATTTCCTTCGTCCGAACCATGCAAGGTTGA
- a CDS encoding ASKHA domain-containing protein, whose protein sequence is MAQYQITFMPENRAIEIEAGTSLLKAASKAEIYIKSGCGGAGTCGACKVTVVSGEVETTGTGNLNPDQIAHGVRLACQSFVQGDLTVEVPPESRLQEHQVLMGDVKKGILQESTNDILDKYGHKPLANKIRVQLPEPTLTDNASDWARLSVELKRNLPYEKNIEIPLSVLRDLPEILRQANWDVSLTLTDLDDKYTITRIEPGNEQPPYGLAIDIGTTTVVVYLVNLKTGAIEDKQGTYNKQAKFGDDVISRIVYAVETPDSMQEIHQAVIDTINELTDKLLARQNLIQADLTAAVVAANTTMTQLFLGINPRYLRLEPYIPTVSLTPSVPARELGLHILPEALVHSYPSVASYVGGDIVSGALITDMANKEEVTLFIDIGTNGEIVLGNQDWLVSCACSAGPCFEGGGINFGMRAMSGAIERVEIDPETLDVNLTVVGRILPVGICGSGLVDCLAKMRKAGIIDRAGNFQLERSSYSARLRQTPDDKEFVLAWAHQAGGDKDIVITENDVKNLIRAKGAIYAGIRSLLQMVAMDIDLIDRIDIAGGFGNYLNVPDSVQIGLLPDLPAEKYEFIGNSSVKGACLALLSQKAWREAADLARKITYVELSIGTTFMDEFVSALFLPHTDLSLFPTVEG, encoded by the coding sequence ATGGCCCAATATCAAATCACATTCATGCCAGAAAATAGAGCCATTGAAATTGAGGCAGGAACCTCCCTGCTCAAAGCGGCTTCCAAAGCCGAAATCTATATTAAATCAGGCTGTGGCGGCGCTGGAACATGCGGAGCTTGCAAAGTTACGGTTGTTTCTGGCGAAGTCGAAACGACTGGAACAGGAAATTTGAACCCAGATCAAATTGCTCATGGTGTGCGTCTAGCTTGTCAGTCCTTTGTGCAAGGTGATTTAACAGTAGAGGTACCACCAGAATCTCGCCTTCAGGAACATCAGGTACTGATGGGAGATGTTAAAAAAGGGATTTTACAGGAATCTACAAACGACATCCTTGACAAATATGGGCATAAACCATTAGCGAATAAAATCAGAGTTCAGCTTCCTGAACCCACGTTAACAGACAATGCGAGTGATTGGGCCAGGCTATCTGTGGAACTCAAACGGAACCTTCCTTATGAAAAAAATATTGAGATACCATTATCGGTCTTACGTGATTTGCCCGAAATTCTTCGTCAAGCGAACTGGGATGTTTCCCTTACCTTGACTGATTTGGACGACAAGTACACGATAACTCGGATCGAACCAGGAAATGAGCAACCACCGTATGGGTTAGCCATTGATATCGGTACAACTACTGTTGTTGTTTACCTTGTTAATCTTAAAACGGGTGCGATTGAGGATAAACAGGGAACATACAATAAGCAAGCTAAATTCGGTGATGATGTCATTTCCAGGATTGTCTATGCCGTTGAGACACCTGATAGTATGCAAGAGATTCACCAAGCTGTAATCGACACTATAAATGAACTAACGGACAAATTGCTTGCACGTCAAAACTTAATACAGGCCGATCTAACAGCAGCAGTTGTAGCTGCCAATACTACAATGACCCAACTATTCCTTGGGATAAACCCACGATATCTTCGTTTAGAACCATATATTCCTACAGTTAGTCTTACACCCTCTGTTCCAGCAAGAGAACTCGGCCTACATATCCTGCCTGAGGCCTTAGTTCATTCCTATCCGTCTGTTGCCAGTTATGTAGGCGGAGATATTGTCTCAGGTGCTCTCATTACGGATATGGCGAATAAGGAGGAGGTTACTCTCTTTATTGATATTGGCACAAATGGTGAGATTGTACTCGGAAATCAAGACTGGCTCGTTTCCTGTGCTTGTTCGGCCGGTCCATGTTTTGAAGGTGGCGGAATTAATTTTGGGATGCGTGCCATGTCGGGCGCAATCGAGCGAGTTGAAATCGATCCTGAAACTTTGGACGTGAATCTTACTGTTGTAGGGCGAATTCTTCCTGTCGGGATTTGTGGATCTGGACTGGTAGATTGCTTAGCGAAAATGCGTAAAGCAGGAATTATTGATCGAGCGGGTAATTTTCAGCTTGAACGCTCTTCCTATTCAGCACGCTTACGTCAAACGCCAGATGATAAAGAATTTGTCCTTGCTTGGGCGCATCAAGCTGGTGGGGATAAGGATATTGTCATTACGGAAAATGATGTTAAGAATCTGATCCGGGCAAAAGGCGCTATCTATGCGGGTATTCGATCTTTGCTACAAATGGTGGCTATGGACATTGATTTGATTGATCGGATTGATATCGCTGGTGGCTTTGGAAACTACCTCAATGTTCCTGACTCGGTTCAAATTGGTTTACTTCCTGACTTGCCAGCCGAGAAATATGAATTTATTGGTAACTCTTCTGTTAAAGGGGCTTGCTTAGCCTTGTTATCACAAAAGGCCTGGCGCGAAGCGGCTGACTTAGCGCGGAAAATCACGTATGTAGAGCTCTCCATCGGGACTACTTTTATGGATGAGTTTGTATCAGCCCTTTTCTTGCCTCATACTGACTTGTCCCTATTCCCTACGGTTGAAGGATAA